The DNA segment AGTAACAAACCTGCCGAAACACCATTACCTGGTATTTTTATACAAGATGAATGGACTCTTAACAAAAAGCATAAATTGCTTGGGGGATATCGTTTTGACTATGACAAGAACCACGGAGCAGTACACTCGCCAAGAGTAGCTTATAAATTTGCGCCTAATACTAATAATACTATCCGTGCCAGTTTTGGTACTGGGTTTAGAGTAGTAAACCTTTTTACCGAAGACCATGCTGCACTTACTGGAGCACGTGAAGTAGTTATTGCCGAAAAACTTAACCCTGAACGCTCGTTTAATGGTAATCTTAACTATGTGCTGAAAGTGCCTACGGATAGCTATATGCTTAATTTTGATATTACAGGATTCTACTCCTACTTTACCAACAAAATTGTAGGCGATTTTGATAGTGACCCTAATAAAATTATTTATGATAACCTGCGTGGGCATGCTATATCGCAAGGAGTATCATTAAATATAGATGCTACCTTTACTTTTCCATTAAAAATCCTAGCAGGAATATCATATATGGATGTTTTTCAGATGGAAGAAAATGATAGTGGAAAATTAGAGCACACACAACAACTACATGCACCAAAATGGTCGGGTACTTTTGTAGGAACATATAAATTACCCAATAATTATAGTATAGACTTGACAGGAAACTGGTATGGCCCTATGCGATTACCTATATTCCCAAATGATTTCCGTCCAGAATATTCGCCTTGGTTTTGCATCGCAAATATACAGGCTACAAAAAAGTTTGATTACGGACTAGAGTTTTATGGCGGTATAAAAAACATTTTAGATTTTATACCAGATAATCCTATACTACGTCCGTTTGACCCTTTTGATAAAAATGTTGAAGTAAACAACCCTAACGGTTACGCCTTCGACCCAAGCTATAATTATGCTTCTTTACAGGGAAGACGAGTATTTTTAGGAGTTCGTTATAATCTATTTTAAGATGAAAAGAGTTTACTGTTTATTGTTCCTGCTTATACTCGTAACTATGTACGGGCAGGAGCAATATATTATAAGTTTTGAAACACTCCCCGAGAAAATAGCATTAAACCCTAAGCCTATACTCATAAAAGTATATGCCGACTGGTGTGCTGTATGTAAAATACAGGATAAGAAAATTGAGAAAGACGTAACGTTGCAGGACTTGCTTAAAAACTCCTGCTACTATATTAAGCTAAATGGAGAAACTACCGAAACCATAATATTCAACAAGAAAGAGTATGACTATATACCACATGGGGCAAATAACGGATATCATGAGTTAACTGAATATCTAACAAAGGGAAATAACTCCTATCCTTGCTGGGTACTATTATCTTCAAAATATGAAGTACTGGGTATATACAATGGCTTATTGAAAAACAGCCAATTAAAAGAATTGCTTAAACAGTATTAGCTATTACACCACTTGTC comes from the Flavobacterium arcticum genome and includes:
- a CDS encoding thioredoxin domain-containing protein, whose translation is MKRVYCLLFLLILVTMYGQEQYIISFETLPEKIALNPKPILIKVYADWCAVCKIQDKKIEKDVTLQDLLKNSCYYIKLNGETTETIIFNKKEYDYIPHGANNGYHELTEYLTKGNNSYPCWVLLSSKYEVLGIYNGLLKNSQLKELLKQY